Proteins encoded in a region of the Sparus aurata chromosome 6, fSpaAur1.1, whole genome shotgun sequence genome:
- the LOC115582800 gene encoding odorant receptor 131-2-like, with product MSLSNTARNVTAVVHRDSLNIAIIKNVVTVFLCISINYVNGVLVHTFGKHQVLNMNSRYILYIHMVINDIILMTLFTLLQVLSYIVFTLNISFCMFLLMIGIVASLNNPLTLAAMAIECYIAICFPLRHIQICTVKKAYAVIGLTWVIGTLSVLADLFVTLATESMEFLHSRVFCFPKNVFRHPSLTEKSNITNIVLMVIVWITLFYTYFRIIFAAKTATADVRKARNTLLLHGFQLILCMLTYVYGLTLEGLTYLFPSGTLAIRFTVSILFHVLPRLISPVIYGLRDKTFRKFLQRYRLVCL from the exons ATGAGCCTTTCAAATACTGCCAGGAATGTCACAGCAGTTGTCCATCGAGACAGCTTGAACATAGCTATAATCAAGAATGTGGTTACAGTGTTTCTCTGCATCTCCATCAACTACGTCAATGGTGTCCTGGTACACACATTCGGGAAACATCAG GTTCTAAATATGAACTCTCGGTACATCCTGTATATCCATATGGTAATCAATGATATTATCCTGATGACCTTGTTCACTCTTCTTCAAGTCCTGAGTTACATTGTGTTCACTCTAAACATCTCCTTCTGTATGTTTTTGCTGATGATTGGTATTGTTGCAAGTCTAAATAATCCTCTCACACTAGCTGCCATGGCAATAGAGTGTTACATCGCCATATGCTTCCCTCTACGCCACATCCAGATCTGTACAGTAAAGAAAGCTTATGCTGTGATCGGCCTGACGTGGGTTATAGGAACACTGTCTGTCCTAGCagatttatttgtcacattGGCAACGGAATCCATGGAATTCCTACATTCtagagtgttttgttttcccaaaaatgttttcagacacCCCAGTCTCACAGAGAAGAGCAATATTACCAACATAGTGTTAATGGTCATTGTTTGGATAACTCTTTTCTATACATACTTCAGGATCATTTTTGCTGCAAAGACAGCCACTGCAGATGTAAGGAAAGCAAGGaacactctcctcctccatggctTCCAGCTGATATTATGTATGCTCACCTACGTTTATGGTCTTACGCTAGAAGGTCTCACATACTTGTTCCCAAGCGGGACATTGGCCATTCGCTTTACTGTCTCAATACTTTTTCATGTCCTGCCTCGGCTCATCAGTCCAGTAATTTATGGGCTACGAGACAAGACATTCAGAAAGTTCCTGCAACGATACAGGCTTGTATGCTTATAG
- the LOC115583299 gene encoding odorant receptor 131-2-like: MSSSVGPGVNMTFPFQLVLIRDTFTTAFVKNLIVVLVWLILSYINGTLVATFFRQQAFYEDPRYILFIHMVINDAIQLTVTITLFVLSYIFYKINVSFCCFFILVAVFTTRNTPVNLASMAIERYIAICEPLRHPQICTVRRTYIVIGLIWFICVAPDITDLFVTLATESLSFFHERVFCLRQNVFKDPILAYKRQVFDIIYFSCVFLTLVFTYLRILFAARALSTEKTSAQRARNTILLHGAQLAMCMLSYISPSVEIVLRLIFPDRILEIRYANYLIVYILPRFLSPIIYGVRDKKFRKYLKMYLLGSRCRVKLQTVAPG; the protein is encoded by the exons ATGAGCTCATCAGTGGGTCCCGGAGTCAACATGACATTTCCTTTTCAG CTCGTGCTCATCAGGGATACCTTCACCACTGCGTTTGTAAAAAACCTGATTGTTGTTCTGGTCTGGCTCATCCTTAGTTACATCAACGGCACCTTGGTTGCAACTTTTTTTAGACAACAG GCTTTTTATGAAGACCCTCGTTACATCCTCTTCATTCACATGGTGATCAATGATGCCATCCAGCTGACTGTCACGATCACACTTTTCGTCCTCAGCTACATCTTCTACAAGATTAACGTCTctttctgctgcttcttcatCCTGGTGGCCGTCTTCACCACCAGAAACACCCCTGTCAACTTAGCTAGCATGGCCATAGAGCGCTACATTGCCATTTGTGAGCCTTTACGCCACCCCCAAATCTGCACAGTGAGAAGGACTTACATTGTCATCGGGTTGATTTGGTTCATATGTGTGGCTCCAGATATCACAGATCTCTTTGTGACACTGGCAACAGAGTCGCTGAGCTTCTTTCATGAGCGTGTGTTCTGCTTGCGTCAGAATGTGTTCAAAGACCCAATCCTAGCGTATAAAAGACAAGTCTTTGATATCATCTACTTCTCCTGTGTCTTTCTGACTCTGGTTTTCACCTACTTGAGGATCCTGTTTGCAGCCAGGGCACTCTCCACAGAGAAGACATCAGCCCAAAGAGCCAGGAACACCATCCTGCTGCACGGGGCCCAGCTGGCCATGTGCATGCTCTCATACATCTCCCCTAGTGTGGAGATTGTCCTGCGTCTAATCTTCCCCGACCGAATCCTAGAAATCAGATATGCAAACTACTTGATCGTCTACATCCTGCCCCGTTTCCTGAGCCCAATAATCTACGGTGTCAGGGACAAAAAGTTCAGGAAGTATCTGAAGATGTATCTTCTAGGCAGCAGGTGCAGGGTCAAACTGCAGACAGTGGCCCCTGGGTGA
- the LOC115583267 gene encoding odorant receptor 131-2-like produces the protein MLVWLALSIINGSMVHTFLRHSFFYENPRYIMFIYMVINDALQLSLVTALYVVSYIFRKIHASFCCFLIMTAVLTTRSTPLILAGMAVERYISICFPLHYSQMCTVPRTLLLICVILILTATPPISDLLITIVNEPLSFFHTTIFCDHPLLFRQRSIYYKNCVFDGVYLSCVALTLLYTYCRIMLTAQAASTGLASVNRARNTVMLHGVQLLLCMLAFVVPSLQAALISLFPRFSLEIRYIFFLVVYIIPRFMSPVIYGFRDEQFRKYWTRYLACRSQRIIRVRPVLLKGNLSSN, from the exons ATGCTGGTATGGCTGGCCCTGAGCATCATCAATGGCAGCATGGTGCACACTTTCCTACGGCACAG TTTCTTCTATGAGAACCCCCGGTACATCATGTTCATCTACATGGTGATCAATGATGCTCTGCAGCTCAGCCTTGTAACAGCTCTCTACGTCGTCAGCTACATCTTCAGGAAGATCCACGCCTCGTTCTGCTGCTTTCTG ATTATGACAGCAGTCCTCACCACCCGCTCCACCCCTCTCATCCTGGCTGGCATGGCAGTGGAGCGCTACATCTCCATCTGCTTTCCCTTACACTACAGCCAGATGTGCACTGTCCCTCGcaccctcctcctcatctgtgtcatcctcatcctcaccgCCACCCCACCCATCTCTGACCTCCTCATCACCATCGTCAACGAGCCTCTAAGCTTCTTCCACACCACTATTTTCTGCGACCACCCGCTTCTCTTCCGCCAACGCTCAATCTACTACAAGAACTGTGTGTTTGACGGGGTGTACCTGTCCTGTGTAGCTCTGACGCTGCTCTACACCTACTGCAGGATCATGCTGACAGCACAAGCTGCCTCAACGGGCCTGGCCTCTGTGAACAGAGCGAGAAATACTGTCATGCTTCATGGGGTGCAG ctgctgctgtgcatgCTTGCATTCGTGGTTCCTTCCCTTCAGGCAGCTCTCATCTCCCTCTTCCCCCGCTTCAGTCTGGAGATTCGTTACATCTTCTTTTTGGTTGTCTACATCATCCCCCGTTTCATGAGCCCTGTCATCTACGGTTTTCGGGACGAGCAGTTCAGGAAGTACTGGACCCGGTACCTGGCTTGTCGGAGCCAAAGGATAATCAGGGTCAGACCGGTGTTACTGAAAGGGAACCTGTCTTCCAACTGA
- the LOC115582798 gene encoding odorant receptor 131-2-like, with protein sequence MSLSNTDRNVTAVVYRDSLNIAIIKNVITVVLCISINYINGVLVHTFRKHQVLNMNPRYILYIHLVINDIILLTLFTLIQVLSYIVFTLDVSFCMFLMMIVILTSLNNPLTLAVMAVECYIAICFPLRHTQICTVKKAYVVIGLTWVIGTLSVLADLFVTLATESMEFLHSRVFCLPRTVFRHPSLAEKSNISNIVLMVIVWITLFYTYFRIIFAAKAAAADVRKARNTVLLHGFQLILCMLSYIHDLTIEGLTYLFPRGVLAIRYTVSILIHVLPRLISPVIYGLRDKTFRKFLQQYRLVFL encoded by the exons ATGAGCCTTTCAAATACTGACAGGAATGTCACAGCAGTTGTCTATCGGGACAGCTTGAACATAGCTATAATCAAGAATGTGATTACTGTGGTTCTCTGCATCTCCATCAACTACATTAATGGTGTCCTGGTACACACATTCAGGAAGCATCAG GTTCTGAATATGAACCCTCGATACATCCTGTACATCCATCTGGTAATCAATGACATTATCCTGCTGACCTTGTTCACCCTTATTCAAGTCCTGAGCTACATTGTGTTCACTCTTGATGTCtctttctgtatgtttttgATGATGATTGTTATACTTACGAGTCTAAATAATCCTCTCACACTAGCTGTCATGGCAGTGGAGTGTTACATTGCCATATGCTTCCCTCTACGCCACACCCAGATCTGTACAGTAAAGAAAGCATATGTTGTGATCGGCCTGACGTGGGTTATAGGAACACTGTCTGTCCTAGCAGATTTATTTGTCACACTGGCAACAGAATCCATGGAATTCCTACATTCTAGAGTGTTTTGTCTTCCAAGAACGGTTTTCAGACACCCCAGTCTTGCAGAGAAAAGCAATATTTCCAACATAGTGTTAATGGTCATTGTTTGGATAACTCTTTTCTATACATACTTCAGGATCATTTTTGCTGCAAaggcagctgctgcagatgtcaggAAAGCAAGAAACACTGTCCTCCTCCATGGCTTTCAGCTGATATTATGTATGCTCAGCTACATTCATGATCTTACGATAGAAGGTCTCACATACTTGTTCCCAAGAGGGGTACTGGCCATTCGCTATACTGTCTCAATACTTATTCATGTCCTGCCTCGGCTCATCAGTCCAGTAATTTATGGGCTACGAGACAAAACATTCAGAAAGTTCCTGCAACAATACAGACTTGTATTTTTATAG
- the LOC115582797 gene encoding odorant receptor 131-2-like codes for MNFSSVNGTSTVTGNQRDMFITAVTKNLIVTALCISINYINGTLVRTFREHQIFYSNPRYILFIHLVINDMMQLLLSTLLHIISYALHKINVSFCLILLIITISTTLNTPFNLAGMAIECYIAICIPLRHGQICTVKKTYILIGLIWAASSLSILPDLFILLATEPLQFFHSRLFCARDYVFRSTYSLRKRDASHYVCFSLVWFTLFYTYFRILFAAKGAAVNITKARNTILLHGFQMLLCMLTYMGPMFEQGLLYVLPNQRLAVRFTCYVIVQILPRFVSPIVYGLRDNTFRRHVGRYLLCKWSISNHPVSVPMSQMRPTMKLH; via the exons ATGAACTTTTCATCTGTCAATGGAACCTCAACTGTAACTGGGAATCAGCGAGACATGTTCATCACAGCTGTGACCAAGAATCTGATCGTCACAGCCCTCTGCATCTCTATCAACTACATCAATGGTACTCTGGTTCGCACATTCAGAGAGCACCAG ATCTTTTATTCAAATCCTCGTTACATTCTGTTCATCCACCTGGTGATAAATGACATGATGCAGCTGCTCCTGTCAACTCTCCTTCACATCATCAGCTACGCCCTACACAAAATTAATGTATCCTTCTGCCTCATCCTGCTGATCATTACCATTAGCACCACCCTCAACACACCATTCAATCTGGCTGGCATGGCAATTGAGTGTTACATCGCCATCTGCATCCCCCTCCGTCATGGACAGATCTGTACTGTCAAGAAAACCTACATCCTGATTGGTTTGATCTGGGCTGCGAGTTCACTCTCTATCCTCCCGGATCTCTTCATCCTTCTGGCAACAGAGCCACTGCAGTTTTTTCACTCTAGATTGTTTTGTGCCAGAGATTATGTGTTCCGAAGCACTTACAGTCTGAGGAAAAGAGATGCTTCACACTATGTTTGTTTCTCCCTGGTCTGGTTCACACTCTTCTACACTTACTTCAGGATTCTGTTCGCTGCCAAGGGAGCGGCTGTCAACATTACAAAAGCCAGAAACACTATTCTCCTCCACGGCTTCCAGATGCTGTTATGTATGCTCACTTACATGGGACCCATGTTTGAACAAGGTCTGCTCTACGTATTGCCAAATCAGAGACTGGCTGTACGCTTTACATGCTATGTCATTGTCCAGATCCTACCACGGTTTGTTAGTCCAATTGTGTATGGACTGCGAGACAACACCTTCAGGAGACATGTAGGAAGGTACCTGCTTTGTAAGTGGAGCATAAGCAATCACCCAGTAAGTGTCCCCATGTCACAAATGAGGCCTACTATGAAACTGCACTGA